Proteins encoded together in one Mastomys coucha isolate ucsf_1 unplaced genomic scaffold, UCSF_Mcou_1 pScaffold16, whole genome shotgun sequence window:
- the CUNH3orf80 gene encoding uncharacterized membrane protein C3orf80 homolog: protein MWGPGVTAEGLSVAPAPPPLLPLLLLLALALVAPSRGGGGCAELACGERERCCDSANATAVRCCKLPLHAFLDNVGWFVRKLSGLLILLVLFAIGYFLQRIICPSPRRYPRGQARPGQARPGPPGAAGPPGTAGPPDDDDDDSPALLRDEVAAGSQDSLLDSGGGRGRGGGGRLPPSCVSEHELRVVSPVFLQLPSYEEVKYLPTYEESMRLQQLSPAEVVLPVSVLGRPRGGSAGDPDGGQGRFPLI from the coding sequence ATGTGGGGTCCCGGGGTCACCGCCGAGGGCCTGTCGGTGGCTCCAGCGCCAccgccgctgctgccgctgctgctgctgctagcgCTGGCGTTGGTGGCGCCCTCGCGGGGCGGCGGGGGCTGCGCGGAGCTGGCGTGCGGCGAGCGGGAGCGCTGCTGCGACTCGGCCAACGCCACGGCCGTGCGCTGCTGCAAGCTGCCGCTCCACGCCTTCCTGGACAACGTGGGCTGGTTCGTCCGCAAGctctctggcttgctcatcctgctggTGCTCTTCGCCATCGGCTACTTCCTGCAGCGCATCATCTGCCCCAGCCCACGCAGGTACCCGCGTGGCCAGGCGCGACCTGGTCAGGCAAGACCCGGGCCTCCCGGGGCTGCCGGACCGCCGGGGACCGCGGGGCCAcccgacgacgacgacgacgactcGCCCGCCCTGCTGCGCGACGAGGTGGCCGCGGGCTCGCAGGACTCACTGCTGGACAGTGGCGGTGGTCGGGGCCGAGGAGGTGGAGGGCGCCTGCCTCCCTCCTGCGTTTCGGAGCACGAGCTGCGCGTGGTATCACCGGTCTTTCTCCAGCTGCCCAGCTACGAGGAGGTCAAGTACCTGCCCACCTATGAGGAGTCCATGCGGCTGCAGCAGCTCAGCCCTGCGGAGGTCGTGCTGCCGGTGTCCGTGCTCGGCCGTCCGCGAGGCGGCAGTGCCGGGGACCCCGACGGCGGCCAGGGCCGTTTCCCGCTCATCTGA